The Anoplolepis gracilipes chromosome 17, ASM4749672v1, whole genome shotgun sequence genome window below encodes:
- the Rasgap1 gene encoding ras GTPase-activating protein 3 isoform X3, which translates to MERTLNPFFGEEFQFEVPRKFRYLGIYVYDRDRHLKQDKILGKVAIKREELASYHNKEHWFPLKPVDADSEVQGKAHLEIVLQPQVEHAQPKLTVRVIECSELTIKNGSCDPFATVTVIYSNGKQISKRTKVKKKTASPYFNETFVFEPELTETKDKDVSHYSIEGAEVGEVVVGLWHASPGMGEQSVFLGEIRVTLKGLQKQPTSTTTAWYFLQPRAAKHRPCKISNNTTSPGTLPGLGSLRLKIHYTADHVFPSKMYDRLRNLLLQSVTVQPITSSAVYILGEIVASKMEAAQPLVRVLVHHGQLVSVMRALASHEISKLTDPTTIFRGNTLVSKMMDEGMRLAGLHYLHSTLRPAMEQVFLEKKQCEIDPTRVKDSNTIQTNLANLKEYVERVFTAITTSGVRCPPLMCEMFWCLRELAATHFPKNKEVRYSVISGFIFLRFFAPAILGPRLFDITSEQIDSQTNRTLTLISKTIQSLGNLVSCRGGAGSVCKEEYMECVYREFYTDRHIQAVKQFLELISTSSNTNSFTKQHPTMLQEQPVVLKEGIYFLIMHTIDCDKRIMIKRAQGRKRFGRKNFKQRYFRLTTQDLTYSKTKGKEPLCKIPLQEILAVERLHEDSFKMKNMFQIIQPQRALYVQAGNCVEEKEWIDILTKICQTNSNRLEKYHPCAYINGQWLCCRAVSEVAPGCNEVSPGIEAGLRMDLDPDRDLQRIHSLIFTNMSRLETLMNACECQAVYGASDICVIPDGGSPIEDVPSCFKTLNILREAAYALQREHRAYFRRLARDTKYGSKQAPIGDDNYLHLANREGFDNQLTKRTYESDSVNQRCIETEHYDTTLSRKIVENQRYDDTFRKCFDSDSINRRYENESNLFRRYENSSDAIKSIQNDLRKFDHSLNNTLRSDKSERNGNENIENHKSTSLLTADSINLSGTLSRRLGNYDNTRMLDECTLTRRLKHDVPDISCNSMSERGNH; encoded by the exons ATGGAAAGAACTCTCaa CCCATTTTTCGGAGAGGAGTTTCAGTTTGAAGTGCCTAGAAAATTTCGTTACCTTGgcatttatgtatatgatCGAGATAGACATTTGAAGCAAGATAAGATTTTAGGGAAGGTAGcaataaagagagaagaacTAGCATCATATCATAATAAAGAGCATTGGTTTCCTTTGAAACCAGTCGATGCGGATTCTGAGGTTCAAGGCAAGGCTCATCTAGAAATTGTTTTGCAACCTCAGGTTGAACATGCTCAGCCTAAACTTACAGTAAG AGTAATAGAATGTAGTGaattaactattaaaaatgGTAGCTGTGATCCCTTTGCAACTGTTACAGTCATCTATAGTAATGGTAAACAAATATCAAAACgcacaaaagttaaaaaaaagacagcctctccatattttaatgaaacatttGTATTTGAG ccaGAGTTAACAGAAACTAAGGACAAAGATGTTTCTCATTATTCTATCGAAGGAGCTGAAGTTGGAGAAGTAGTTGTTGGTTTATGGCATGCATCTCCTGGTATGGGTGAACAATCGGTATTTCTCGGCGAAATTCGAGTCACGCTAAAAGGATTACAAAAGCAACCAACTAGTACAACAACTGCATG GTATTTTTTACAACCTAGAGCAGCAAAACATCGTCCgtgtaaaatttcaaataacacGACATCACCTGGTACATTACCAGGCTTGGGATCATTACGTCTAAAAATTCATTACACAGCTGATCATGTATTTCCATCTAAAATGTATGATAGACTTAGAAATCTATTATTGCAAAGCGTTACTGTTCAGCCGATAACATCATCGGCTGTTTATATATTGGGTGAAATTGTAGCTAGTAAAATGGAAGCTGCACAACCATTAGTTAGAGTATTAGTGCATCATGGACAACTGGTGTCTGTAATGCGAGCACTTGCTAGTCATGAGATTTCTAAATTGAC tgACCCAACGACAATTTTTCGTGGTAATACATTAGTGAGCAAGATGATGGACGAAGGAATGAGATTAGCAGGTCTTCATTACTTGCATAGTACTCTTAGACCTGCAATGGAACAAGTCTTCCTTGAGAAAAAGCAATGTGAAATAGATCCAACTCGAGTAAAAGACAGCAATACTATACAAACTAATTTGGCGAACTTGAAg gAGTATGTTGAAAGAGTATTTACAGCTATAACAACATCAGGAGTGAGATGTCCACCTTTAATGTGTGAAATGTTCTGGTGTTTAAGAGAACTCGCTGCAACTCACTTTCCAAAAAATAAGGAAGTGAGATATTCAGTGATCAGTGGATTTAtctttttacgattttttgcTCCTGCAATATTGGGTCCAAGATTATTTGATATCACTAGTGAACAAATT GATTCACAGACTAATAGaacattaacattaatatctaAGACAATTCAAAGTCTCGGAAATCTGGTGTCTTGCAGAGGTGGCGCAGGTAGTGTTTGTAAAGAAGAATATATGGAATGTGTATATAG AGAGTTTTACACAGACAGGCATATTCAAGCAGTCAAGCAATTTCTGGAGTTAATATCGACTAGTAGTAATACTAACAGCTTTACAAAACAGCATCCGACAATGTTGCAAGAACAACCAGTGGTATTGAAAGAAGG aaTATACTTTCTCATTATGCATACCATTGATTGTGATAAGAG aataatgaTTAAACGGGCACAAGGCAGAAAACGATTTGGCCGTAAGAATTTTAAGCAGAGATATTTTAGACTTACTACACAAGATTTGACATATTCTAAAACAAAag GTAAAGAACCTTTATGTAAGATACCATTACAAGAAATTTTAGCAGTAGAGAGACTTCACGAAGATTCCttcaaaatgaaaaacatgtttcaaattattcaaCCACAGAGAGCATTGTATGTGCAAGCTGGTAATTGtgttgaagaaaaagaatggATCGACattcttacaaaaatatgtcagACAAACAGCAATCGTTTAGAAAAGTATCATCCATGTGCATACATTAATGGCCAGTGGCTTTG TTGTCGAGCAGTGTCGGAAGTTGCACCAGGATGCAATGAAGTATCACCAGGTATAGAAGCTGGACTTCGAATGGATTTAGATCCAGACCGCGATTTGCAAAGGATACATtcgttaatttttacaaatatgtcACGCCTCGAGACATTGATGAATGCATGTGAATGCCAGGCAGTTTATGGTGCTAGTGATATATGTGTTATACCAGACGGAGGATCGCCTATAGAAGATGTACCTTCTTGTTTCAAGACTTTAAACATCCTTAGAGAAGCTGCATATGCATTGCAGCGTGAACATAGAGCCTATTTTAGAAGACTGGCACGTGACACCAAATATGGCAGCAA acAAGCTCCCATTGGTGATGACAACTACCTCCACTTAGCTAATAGAGAAGGATTTGATAATCAATTAACGAAGCGAACGTACGAATCGGATAGTGTAAACCAACGATGTATAGAGACAGAACATTACGACACGACACTCTCTAGGAAAATTGTCGAGAATCAAAGATACGACGATACCTTCAGAAAGTGTTTTGATTCTGACTCCATTAATCGTAGGTATGAGAATGAAAGCAACTTATTCCGGAGATACGAAAACAGTAGTGATGCTATCAAAAGTATCCAAAATGATCTCAGAAAATTCGATCatagtttaaataatacattaagaTCTGATAAATCGGAAAGAAATGgtaatgaaaatatagaaaatcatAAAAGCACCAGTCTATTAACGGCAGATAGTATTAATCTATCGGGTACATTATCGCGGAGATTGGGTAATTATGACAACACTAGAATGTTAGATGAATGTACGTTGACGAGACGATTAAAGCACGATGTCCCTGACATATCTTGCAACTCGATGAGTGAGCGTGgcaatcattaa
- the Rasgap1 gene encoding ras GTPase-activating protein 3 isoform X1, which produces MAEETRLVRVEERLRIKIGEVKNLQSRSHGSPSTRDVYCALSLDQEEIFRTTTMERTLNPFFGEEFQFEVPRKFRYLGIYVYDRDRHLKQDKILGKVAIKREELASYHNKEHWFPLKPVDADSEVQGKAHLEIVLQPQVEHAQPKLTVRVIECSELTIKNGSCDPFATVTVIYSNGKQISKRTKVKKKTASPYFNETFVFEPELTETKDKDVSHYSIEGAEVGEVVVGLWHASPGMGEQSVFLGEIRVTLKGLQKQPTSTTTAWYFLQPRAAKHRPCKISNNTTSPGTLPGLGSLRLKIHYTADHVFPSKMYDRLRNLLLQSVTVQPITSSAVYILGEIVASKMEAAQPLVRVLVHHGQLVSVMRALASHEISKLTDPTTIFRGNTLVSKMMDEGMRLAGLHYLHSTLRPAMEQVFLEKKQCEIDPTRVKDSNTIQTNLANLKEYVERVFTAITTSGVRCPPLMCEMFWCLRELAATHFPKNKEVRYSVISGFIFLRFFAPAILGPRLFDITSEQIDSQTNRTLTLISKTIQSLGNLVSCRGGAGSVCKEEYMECVYREFYTDRHIQAVKQFLELISTSSNTNSFTKQHPTMLQEQPVVLKEGIYFLIMHTIDCDKRIMIKRAQGRKRFGRKNFKQRYFRLTTQDLTYSKTKGKEPLCKIPLQEILAVERLHEDSFKMKNMFQIIQPQRALYVQAGNCVEEKEWIDILTKICQTNSNRLEKYHPCAYINGQWLCCRAVSEVAPGCNEVSPGIEAGLRMDLDPDRDLQRIHSLIFTNMSRLETLMNACECQAVYGASDICVIPDGGSPIEDVPSCFKTLNILREAAYALQREHRAYFRRLARDTKYGSKQAPIGDDNYLHLANREGFDNQLTKRTYESDSVNQRCIETEHYDTTLSRKIVENQRYDDTFRKCFDSDSINRRYENESNLFRRYENSSDAIKSIQNDLRKFDHSLNNTLRSDKSERNGNENIENHKSTSLLTADSINLSGTLSRRLGNYDNTRMLDECTLTRRLKHDVPDISCNSMSERGNH; this is translated from the exons ATGGCCGAGGAGACGCGCCTAGTTCGCGTTGAAGAGAGGCTAAGGATCAAAATCG gagAAGTAAAAAATCTTCAAAGTCGTAGCCATGGATCTCCAAGTACAAGGGATGTGTATTGTGCGCTGTCGCTGGATCAGGAGGAAATATTCAGGACAACGACTATGGAAAGAACTCTCaa CCCATTTTTCGGAGAGGAGTTTCAGTTTGAAGTGCCTAGAAAATTTCGTTACCTTGgcatttatgtatatgatCGAGATAGACATTTGAAGCAAGATAAGATTTTAGGGAAGGTAGcaataaagagagaagaacTAGCATCATATCATAATAAAGAGCATTGGTTTCCTTTGAAACCAGTCGATGCGGATTCTGAGGTTCAAGGCAAGGCTCATCTAGAAATTGTTTTGCAACCTCAGGTTGAACATGCTCAGCCTAAACTTACAGTAAG AGTAATAGAATGTAGTGaattaactattaaaaatgGTAGCTGTGATCCCTTTGCAACTGTTACAGTCATCTATAGTAATGGTAAACAAATATCAAAACgcacaaaagttaaaaaaaagacagcctctccatattttaatgaaacatttGTATTTGAG ccaGAGTTAACAGAAACTAAGGACAAAGATGTTTCTCATTATTCTATCGAAGGAGCTGAAGTTGGAGAAGTAGTTGTTGGTTTATGGCATGCATCTCCTGGTATGGGTGAACAATCGGTATTTCTCGGCGAAATTCGAGTCACGCTAAAAGGATTACAAAAGCAACCAACTAGTACAACAACTGCATG GTATTTTTTACAACCTAGAGCAGCAAAACATCGTCCgtgtaaaatttcaaataacacGACATCACCTGGTACATTACCAGGCTTGGGATCATTACGTCTAAAAATTCATTACACAGCTGATCATGTATTTCCATCTAAAATGTATGATAGACTTAGAAATCTATTATTGCAAAGCGTTACTGTTCAGCCGATAACATCATCGGCTGTTTATATATTGGGTGAAATTGTAGCTAGTAAAATGGAAGCTGCACAACCATTAGTTAGAGTATTAGTGCATCATGGACAACTGGTGTCTGTAATGCGAGCACTTGCTAGTCATGAGATTTCTAAATTGAC tgACCCAACGACAATTTTTCGTGGTAATACATTAGTGAGCAAGATGATGGACGAAGGAATGAGATTAGCAGGTCTTCATTACTTGCATAGTACTCTTAGACCTGCAATGGAACAAGTCTTCCTTGAGAAAAAGCAATGTGAAATAGATCCAACTCGAGTAAAAGACAGCAATACTATACAAACTAATTTGGCGAACTTGAAg gAGTATGTTGAAAGAGTATTTACAGCTATAACAACATCAGGAGTGAGATGTCCACCTTTAATGTGTGAAATGTTCTGGTGTTTAAGAGAACTCGCTGCAACTCACTTTCCAAAAAATAAGGAAGTGAGATATTCAGTGATCAGTGGATTTAtctttttacgattttttgcTCCTGCAATATTGGGTCCAAGATTATTTGATATCACTAGTGAACAAATT GATTCACAGACTAATAGaacattaacattaatatctaAGACAATTCAAAGTCTCGGAAATCTGGTGTCTTGCAGAGGTGGCGCAGGTAGTGTTTGTAAAGAAGAATATATGGAATGTGTATATAG AGAGTTTTACACAGACAGGCATATTCAAGCAGTCAAGCAATTTCTGGAGTTAATATCGACTAGTAGTAATACTAACAGCTTTACAAAACAGCATCCGACAATGTTGCAAGAACAACCAGTGGTATTGAAAGAAGG aaTATACTTTCTCATTATGCATACCATTGATTGTGATAAGAG aataatgaTTAAACGGGCACAAGGCAGAAAACGATTTGGCCGTAAGAATTTTAAGCAGAGATATTTTAGACTTACTACACAAGATTTGACATATTCTAAAACAAAag GTAAAGAACCTTTATGTAAGATACCATTACAAGAAATTTTAGCAGTAGAGAGACTTCACGAAGATTCCttcaaaatgaaaaacatgtttcaaattattcaaCCACAGAGAGCATTGTATGTGCAAGCTGGTAATTGtgttgaagaaaaagaatggATCGACattcttacaaaaatatgtcagACAAACAGCAATCGTTTAGAAAAGTATCATCCATGTGCATACATTAATGGCCAGTGGCTTTG TTGTCGAGCAGTGTCGGAAGTTGCACCAGGATGCAATGAAGTATCACCAGGTATAGAAGCTGGACTTCGAATGGATTTAGATCCAGACCGCGATTTGCAAAGGATACATtcgttaatttttacaaatatgtcACGCCTCGAGACATTGATGAATGCATGTGAATGCCAGGCAGTTTATGGTGCTAGTGATATATGTGTTATACCAGACGGAGGATCGCCTATAGAAGATGTACCTTCTTGTTTCAAGACTTTAAACATCCTTAGAGAAGCTGCATATGCATTGCAGCGTGAACATAGAGCCTATTTTAGAAGACTGGCACGTGACACCAAATATGGCAGCAA acAAGCTCCCATTGGTGATGACAACTACCTCCACTTAGCTAATAGAGAAGGATTTGATAATCAATTAACGAAGCGAACGTACGAATCGGATAGTGTAAACCAACGATGTATAGAGACAGAACATTACGACACGACACTCTCTAGGAAAATTGTCGAGAATCAAAGATACGACGATACCTTCAGAAAGTGTTTTGATTCTGACTCCATTAATCGTAGGTATGAGAATGAAAGCAACTTATTCCGGAGATACGAAAACAGTAGTGATGCTATCAAAAGTATCCAAAATGATCTCAGAAAATTCGATCatagtttaaataatacattaagaTCTGATAAATCGGAAAGAAATGgtaatgaaaatatagaaaatcatAAAAGCACCAGTCTATTAACGGCAGATAGTATTAATCTATCGGGTACATTATCGCGGAGATTGGGTAATTATGACAACACTAGAATGTTAGATGAATGTACGTTGACGAGACGATTAAAGCACGATGTCCCTGACATATCTTGCAACTCGATGAGTGAGCGTGgcaatcattaa
- the Rasgap1 gene encoding ras GTPase-activating protein 3 isoform X2, which translates to MAEETRLVRVEERLRIKIGEVKNLQSRSHGSPSTRDVYCALSLDQEEIFRTTTMERTLNPFFGEEFQFEVPRKFRYLGIYVYDRDRHLKQDKILGKVAIKREELASYHNKEHWFPLKPVDADSEVQGKAHLEIVLQPQVEHAQPKLTVRVIECSELTIKNGSCDPFATVTVIYSNGKQISKRTKVKKKTASPYFNETFVFEPELTETKDKDVSHYSIEGAEVGEVVVGLWHASPGMGEQSVFLGEIRVTLKGLQKQPTSTTTAWYFLQPRAAKHRPCKISNNTTSPGTLPGLGSLRLKIHYTADHVFPSKMYDRLRNLLLQSVTVQPITSSAVYILGEIVASKMEAAQPLVRVLVHHGQLVSVMRALASHEISKLTDPTTIFRGNTLVSKMMDEGMRLAGLHYLHSTLRPAMEQVFLEKKQCEIDPTRVKDSNTIQTNLANLKEYVERVFTAITTSGVRCPPLMCEMFWCLRELAATHFPKNKEVRYSVISGFIFLRFFAPAILGPRLFDITSEQIDSQTNRTLTLISKTIQSLGNLVSCRGGAGSVCKEEYMECVYREFYTDRHIQAVKQFLELISTSSNTNSFTKQHPTMLQEQPVVLKEGIMIKRAQGRKRFGRKNFKQRYFRLTTQDLTYSKTKGKEPLCKIPLQEILAVERLHEDSFKMKNMFQIIQPQRALYVQAGNCVEEKEWIDILTKICQTNSNRLEKYHPCAYINGQWLCCRAVSEVAPGCNEVSPGIEAGLRMDLDPDRDLQRIHSLIFTNMSRLETLMNACECQAVYGASDICVIPDGGSPIEDVPSCFKTLNILREAAYALQREHRAYFRRLARDTKYGSKQAPIGDDNYLHLANREGFDNQLTKRTYESDSVNQRCIETEHYDTTLSRKIVENQRYDDTFRKCFDSDSINRRYENESNLFRRYENSSDAIKSIQNDLRKFDHSLNNTLRSDKSERNGNENIENHKSTSLLTADSINLSGTLSRRLGNYDNTRMLDECTLTRRLKHDVPDISCNSMSERGNH; encoded by the exons ATGGCCGAGGAGACGCGCCTAGTTCGCGTTGAAGAGAGGCTAAGGATCAAAATCG gagAAGTAAAAAATCTTCAAAGTCGTAGCCATGGATCTCCAAGTACAAGGGATGTGTATTGTGCGCTGTCGCTGGATCAGGAGGAAATATTCAGGACAACGACTATGGAAAGAACTCTCaa CCCATTTTTCGGAGAGGAGTTTCAGTTTGAAGTGCCTAGAAAATTTCGTTACCTTGgcatttatgtatatgatCGAGATAGACATTTGAAGCAAGATAAGATTTTAGGGAAGGTAGcaataaagagagaagaacTAGCATCATATCATAATAAAGAGCATTGGTTTCCTTTGAAACCAGTCGATGCGGATTCTGAGGTTCAAGGCAAGGCTCATCTAGAAATTGTTTTGCAACCTCAGGTTGAACATGCTCAGCCTAAACTTACAGTAAG AGTAATAGAATGTAGTGaattaactattaaaaatgGTAGCTGTGATCCCTTTGCAACTGTTACAGTCATCTATAGTAATGGTAAACAAATATCAAAACgcacaaaagttaaaaaaaagacagcctctccatattttaatgaaacatttGTATTTGAG ccaGAGTTAACAGAAACTAAGGACAAAGATGTTTCTCATTATTCTATCGAAGGAGCTGAAGTTGGAGAAGTAGTTGTTGGTTTATGGCATGCATCTCCTGGTATGGGTGAACAATCGGTATTTCTCGGCGAAATTCGAGTCACGCTAAAAGGATTACAAAAGCAACCAACTAGTACAACAACTGCATG GTATTTTTTACAACCTAGAGCAGCAAAACATCGTCCgtgtaaaatttcaaataacacGACATCACCTGGTACATTACCAGGCTTGGGATCATTACGTCTAAAAATTCATTACACAGCTGATCATGTATTTCCATCTAAAATGTATGATAGACTTAGAAATCTATTATTGCAAAGCGTTACTGTTCAGCCGATAACATCATCGGCTGTTTATATATTGGGTGAAATTGTAGCTAGTAAAATGGAAGCTGCACAACCATTAGTTAGAGTATTAGTGCATCATGGACAACTGGTGTCTGTAATGCGAGCACTTGCTAGTCATGAGATTTCTAAATTGAC tgACCCAACGACAATTTTTCGTGGTAATACATTAGTGAGCAAGATGATGGACGAAGGAATGAGATTAGCAGGTCTTCATTACTTGCATAGTACTCTTAGACCTGCAATGGAACAAGTCTTCCTTGAGAAAAAGCAATGTGAAATAGATCCAACTCGAGTAAAAGACAGCAATACTATACAAACTAATTTGGCGAACTTGAAg gAGTATGTTGAAAGAGTATTTACAGCTATAACAACATCAGGAGTGAGATGTCCACCTTTAATGTGTGAAATGTTCTGGTGTTTAAGAGAACTCGCTGCAACTCACTTTCCAAAAAATAAGGAAGTGAGATATTCAGTGATCAGTGGATTTAtctttttacgattttttgcTCCTGCAATATTGGGTCCAAGATTATTTGATATCACTAGTGAACAAATT GATTCACAGACTAATAGaacattaacattaatatctaAGACAATTCAAAGTCTCGGAAATCTGGTGTCTTGCAGAGGTGGCGCAGGTAGTGTTTGTAAAGAAGAATATATGGAATGTGTATATAG AGAGTTTTACACAGACAGGCATATTCAAGCAGTCAAGCAATTTCTGGAGTTAATATCGACTAGTAGTAATACTAACAGCTTTACAAAACAGCATCCGACAATGTTGCAAGAACAACCAGTGGTATTGAAAGAAGG aataatgaTTAAACGGGCACAAGGCAGAAAACGATTTGGCCGTAAGAATTTTAAGCAGAGATATTTTAGACTTACTACACAAGATTTGACATATTCTAAAACAAAag GTAAAGAACCTTTATGTAAGATACCATTACAAGAAATTTTAGCAGTAGAGAGACTTCACGAAGATTCCttcaaaatgaaaaacatgtttcaaattattcaaCCACAGAGAGCATTGTATGTGCAAGCTGGTAATTGtgttgaagaaaaagaatggATCGACattcttacaaaaatatgtcagACAAACAGCAATCGTTTAGAAAAGTATCATCCATGTGCATACATTAATGGCCAGTGGCTTTG TTGTCGAGCAGTGTCGGAAGTTGCACCAGGATGCAATGAAGTATCACCAGGTATAGAAGCTGGACTTCGAATGGATTTAGATCCAGACCGCGATTTGCAAAGGATACATtcgttaatttttacaaatatgtcACGCCTCGAGACATTGATGAATGCATGTGAATGCCAGGCAGTTTATGGTGCTAGTGATATATGTGTTATACCAGACGGAGGATCGCCTATAGAAGATGTACCTTCTTGTTTCAAGACTTTAAACATCCTTAGAGAAGCTGCATATGCATTGCAGCGTGAACATAGAGCCTATTTTAGAAGACTGGCACGTGACACCAAATATGGCAGCAA acAAGCTCCCATTGGTGATGACAACTACCTCCACTTAGCTAATAGAGAAGGATTTGATAATCAATTAACGAAGCGAACGTACGAATCGGATAGTGTAAACCAACGATGTATAGAGACAGAACATTACGACACGACACTCTCTAGGAAAATTGTCGAGAATCAAAGATACGACGATACCTTCAGAAAGTGTTTTGATTCTGACTCCATTAATCGTAGGTATGAGAATGAAAGCAACTTATTCCGGAGATACGAAAACAGTAGTGATGCTATCAAAAGTATCCAAAATGATCTCAGAAAATTCGATCatagtttaaataatacattaagaTCTGATAAATCGGAAAGAAATGgtaatgaaaatatagaaaatcatAAAAGCACCAGTCTATTAACGGCAGATAGTATTAATCTATCGGGTACATTATCGCGGAGATTGGGTAATTATGACAACACTAGAATGTTAGATGAATGTACGTTGACGAGACGATTAAAGCACGATGTCCCTGACATATCTTGCAACTCGATGAGTGAGCGTGgcaatcattaa